From one Trachemys scripta elegans isolate TJP31775 chromosome 14, CAS_Tse_1.0, whole genome shotgun sequence genomic stretch:
- the NT5C gene encoding 5'(3')-deoxyribonucleotidase, cytosolic type isoform X1 yields the protein MLDAAALQPAPGAMASSAASRLRVLVDMDGVLADFEGGVLRAFLARYPGEPHVELAERRGFSVRDQYRCLREDLAAKVASVYESPGFFLGLEPIPGAIEAMQEMIHMQDTEVFICTSPLLKYEHCILEKYSWVEKHLGPKFVERLILTRDKTVVSADLLFDDKDTIKGAEPEPSWEHILFTCCHNKHLELQTPRRRLQSWANDWRGIVESKRRSNAEKECYASLIANGNGQVGNWQRNPI from the exons ATGCTAGACGCTGCCGCGCTGCAGCCGGCCCCGGGTGCTATGGCGAGCTCTGCCGCGTCCCGTCTCCGAGTGCTGGTGGACATGGACGGGGTGCTGGCTGACTTCGAGGGCGGAGTGCTGCGGGCTTTCCTGGCCCGCTACCCTGGGGAACCCCACGTGGAGCTGGCGGAACGAAGGGGCTTCTCCGTCCGGGACCAGTACCGCTGCCTGCGGGAGGACCTGGCG gCTAAGGTAGCGAGTGTCTATGAGTCACCTGGCTTCTTTCTGGGGTTGGAGCCAATTCCAGGAGCCATTGAAGCCATGCAGGAAATGATCCATATGCAAGA CACTGAAGTTTTTATTTGCACGAGCCCCCTGCTGAAGTATGAACACTGCATCCTGGAGAAG TACAGCTGGGTGGAAAAACACTTGGGTCCTAAGTTTGTGGAGCGACTGATTCTGACCCGGGATAAAACAGTTGTGTCAGCTGACCTCCTGTTCGATGACAAAGACACCATTAAAG GTGCGGAGCCTGAGCCGAGCTGGGAACACATCTTGTTCACTTGCTGCCATAACAAGCATCTAGAGCTTCAGACCCCACGTAGGCGGCTGCAGTCGTGGGCCAATGACTGGAGGGGGATAGTGGAAAGCAAACGCAGAAGTAATGCGGAAAAAGAATGCTATGCTAGTCTCATTGCCAATGGAAATGGACAAGTTGGGAACTGGCAACGAAATCCCATTTAA